One Salinimonas marina DNA segment encodes these proteins:
- a CDS encoding HlyD family secretion protein, with product MRNGLFRPQALAAQGPRLHGSVFIQPSMRLGVIASAIVLWSAATITYLSQAQYSRQATVSGWLEPPAGIVKVYADQPGSIIQAVLVTEGQQVRRGEPLIALTVHHNLADGRVAQQSLQHEYQQQLLGLDQQIAYTGTLYQHKHDGLTRDLAALNNEHEALARLKDLAQSQLLLAQRHYQRLAPLSGIHVASREVDAAYAAKLSAEQSLGDKQQALAALTRSLAQTRQALEALPLEQHNALAAFGHKSSEIRQQLVQLQSQSQRILRASRDGVVSNLVAFAGHSQPANTPLLTLTPPDQQVRARFAIPVRAAGFVTQGQQLALRYDAYPYQKFGLHGAVITTLSSAAMLPSEVGPNLINFKEPVYLAEARLEAQQLQAYGQPVTLKSGMTFTADIALGERSLLEWLLEPLLTLSGRLAV from the coding sequence ATGAGAAACGGACTGTTCAGGCCCCAGGCCCTCGCCGCCCAGGGCCCCCGATTACACGGCAGTGTTTTTATTCAGCCATCAATGCGGCTGGGGGTTATCGCCAGCGCCATCGTACTATGGAGCGCCGCCACGATCACCTACCTGAGTCAGGCCCAATATAGCCGCCAGGCAACGGTCAGTGGCTGGTTAGAGCCCCCCGCCGGGATTGTAAAGGTCTATGCTGATCAGCCCGGCAGCATTATCCAGGCGGTATTGGTAACCGAAGGCCAACAGGTACGTCGGGGCGAGCCGCTGATTGCCCTTACAGTCCATCATAACTTGGCAGACGGCCGGGTCGCCCAGCAGTCGCTGCAACACGAATATCAGCAACAGCTGCTGGGACTGGACCAACAAATTGCCTATACCGGAACCCTGTATCAGCACAAACATGACGGACTGACCCGGGACCTCGCCGCGCTGAACAACGAGCATGAGGCGTTGGCCCGTTTAAAAGATCTGGCGCAGTCACAGTTGCTTCTGGCCCAACGGCATTACCAACGTCTGGCGCCGTTAAGCGGTATTCATGTGGCTTCACGCGAAGTGGATGCCGCCTACGCCGCCAAGCTTAGTGCCGAGCAGTCACTGGGAGATAAGCAGCAGGCGCTGGCCGCCCTGACCCGCTCGCTGGCACAAACCCGACAGGCTCTGGAGGCTTTGCCTTTGGAGCAGCACAATGCGCTGGCAGCCTTTGGGCATAAAAGCAGTGAAATTCGTCAGCAGCTTGTACAGTTACAATCTCAAAGCCAACGGATCCTGCGTGCCAGCCGCGATGGGGTAGTAAGCAATCTGGTGGCTTTTGCGGGGCATTCACAACCAGCCAATACGCCATTGCTGACGCTGACTCCGCCGGATCAGCAGGTGCGCGCCCGCTTCGCCATTCCGGTCCGCGCCGCGGGCTTTGTTACACAAGGCCAGCAGCTGGCCCTGCGCTATGACGCCTACCCCTATCAGAAGTTCGGCTTGCATGGGGCGGTGATCACCACGTTATCCAGCGCTGCGATGTTACCCAGCGAGGTGGGGCCTAATCTGATAAATTTTAAGGAGCCGGTGTATTTAGCCGAGGCGCGTCTTGAGGCTCAACAGCTGCAGGCTTACGGACAACCTGTCACCCTTAAATCGGGCATGACCTTTACTGCCGACATTGCCCTGGGCGAGCGCTCATTACTGGAATGGCTGCTCGAGCCGCTGCTAACATTATCGGGCAGGCTTGCTGTATGA
- a CDS encoding amidohydrolase family protein → MVYRKFSGGYLLDPKYSLDPGLYVTKLATGEHTKVAASGTNAHFAGDNQRVYFTESVGGTPYPETQLSSVNLAGNDKRVHLYGADKVSEYRLSPDKQWVAFVHQFKTYIAPFVDNGKKITLGPKMTSLPVTQLSDRAGEYFTWKADSSAVGWFHGPNYYEQNIQAALNADDNNAAQLAENSVTNLSFTTKADKPSGYKALVGGNIVTMRNADNTQEVIENGVVIIKENRIVEVGKKGEVAIPEDAMRVDTTGKTIVPGLIDAHAHGSQGRNEIIPQQNWSQYSNVAFGVTTIHDPSNDTTEIFAASELQRTGDIVAPRIYSTGAILYGAEALGYKAIINDYDDAYFHVQRLKEAGAISVKSYNQPARSQRQQVVWAARKQDMMVVPEGGGKLQQNLTMLVDGHTGLEHSLPIERGYSDVTQLWSATEFGYTPTFVVSYGGMMGEEYMYDRTEVWKNPRLLRYTPSFLLDSRAIRRPTAPDSEYNHQAVAEYAKTLRDNGVSVHIGAHGQREGLAAHWEMWLMEQGGFTPFEALRAATIDGARHLGMAADIGSIEAGKLADLVVIDGDVLNNLQRSEYVEYTVLNGRIYEAATMNELGDDKTRKPFFFESDNKTFMPEATSQAIEQKSHKYHWQHK, encoded by the coding sequence GTGGTCTATCGTAAGTTCTCCGGCGGCTACCTGTTAGATCCTAAGTACTCACTGGACCCGGGGCTGTACGTCACCAAACTGGCCACCGGCGAACATACCAAGGTTGCGGCGTCGGGCACCAATGCGCACTTTGCCGGTGACAACCAGCGGGTATATTTCACCGAATCGGTGGGCGGTACCCCTTACCCGGAAACCCAGCTAAGCAGTGTGAATCTGGCGGGGAACGACAAACGGGTGCATTTGTATGGCGCCGATAAGGTCAGCGAATACCGCCTGTCTCCTGATAAGCAGTGGGTGGCGTTTGTTCATCAGTTCAAAACCTATATCGCCCCGTTTGTGGATAATGGTAAAAAAATCACGCTGGGACCAAAAATGACCTCGCTGCCCGTGACCCAGTTATCTGATCGTGCCGGCGAATACTTCACCTGGAAAGCAGACAGCAGCGCGGTAGGCTGGTTCCATGGTCCGAACTATTACGAGCAGAATATTCAGGCGGCATTAAATGCCGACGACAATAACGCAGCGCAACTGGCCGAAAATTCAGTGACCAACCTGTCGTTTACCACCAAAGCTGACAAACCTTCAGGTTACAAGGCGTTGGTGGGCGGTAACATAGTCACCATGCGCAATGCCGACAATACTCAGGAAGTAATTGAAAATGGCGTGGTCATTATCAAAGAAAACCGGATTGTCGAAGTAGGCAAAAAAGGCGAAGTGGCCATCCCCGAAGATGCCATGCGGGTGGATACCACCGGCAAAACTATTGTGCCGGGTCTCATCGATGCCCATGCCCACGGTTCGCAGGGACGTAATGAAATTATTCCTCAGCAGAATTGGAGCCAGTATTCGAATGTGGCCTTTGGGGTCACCACCATCCATGATCCGTCCAATGACACCACCGAAATATTTGCCGCCTCAGAGCTACAACGCACCGGCGATATTGTGGCCCCGCGCATCTATTCTACCGGCGCCATTTTGTACGGTGCTGAAGCATTAGGTTACAAGGCCATTATTAACGATTACGACGATGCCTATTTTCATGTTCAGCGGTTAAAAGAAGCCGGAGCCATTTCGGTGAAAAGTTACAACCAACCCGCCCGCAGTCAACGCCAGCAGGTGGTCTGGGCCGCGCGTAAACAGGACATGATGGTGGTGCCAGAAGGCGGCGGCAAGCTGCAGCAGAATCTTACCATGCTGGTAGACGGGCATACCGGGCTTGAGCACAGCCTGCCCATTGAGCGTGGTTACAGCGATGTCACACAGCTGTGGAGTGCCACCGAGTTTGGTTATACCCCAACCTTTGTGGTGTCTTATGGCGGCATGATGGGTGAAGAGTATATGTACGATCGCACCGAGGTCTGGAAAAATCCGCGGTTGTTACGCTATACGCCGTCGTTTTTGCTCGACTCCCGGGCCATCCGTCGTCCCACGGCTCCGGATAGCGAATACAATCATCAGGCGGTGGCCGAATATGCGAAAACCCTGCGGGACAACGGCGTGAGTGTCCACATTGGCGCCCATGGTCAGCGCGAAGGCTTAGCCGCGCACTGGGAAATGTGGTTAATGGAGCAAGGCGGCTTTACCCCGTTTGAAGCCTTACGGGCCGCGACCATCGATGGTGCCCGTCATCTGGGGATGGCGGCCGATATTGGTAGTATCGAAGCCGGCAAACTGGCCGACCTGGTGGTCATCGATGGTGATGTGCTGAACAACCTGCAACGCAGTGAGTATGTTGAATACACGGTGCTGAACGGGCGCATTTATGAAGCCGCTACCATGAATGAATTAGGCGATGACAAAACCCGTAAGCCGTTCTTCTTTGAAAGTGACAACAAAACCTTTATGCCCGAAGCCACCAGCCAGGCCATCGAGCAAAAGTCACACAAATACCACTGGCAACATAAGTAA
- a CDS encoding TolB family protein, with the protein MSPDGQYMVFDMLGDIYQVPLTGGKAKALTADFGWNIEPSISPDGSKIAFISDRGGISNIWVMDADGSNLRQVSQEKNNLVHSPKWSPDGQYLVATKGIMSSRSIPAGEIWMYHIDGGDGLQIKARVHGDADQQNIADPVFSHDGNYIYYTENTVPGAQFEYNRNPLEGIFAITRFDRSTGEETRFISGTGGAIVPTPSPDGNYLAFVRRVKSNTALFIKDLKTGEETPLTLDLERDMQEGFGSEGYYAYFDWLPDSSALVYWTGGTFHKIDVATKTVEDIDISVNATKQYANALRFDVDVAPDEFDVKMIRWSQHSPDGQTMLFQALGKLYTKNKQSGKVTRLTQQDDHDEYYPRYSNDGSKIVYTTWHDQQLGEVRIINADGSNSQVITNTPGIM; encoded by the coding sequence GTGTCTCCCGATGGCCAGTATATGGTCTTTGATATGCTGGGGGATATTTATCAGGTGCCGCTGACCGGTGGCAAGGCCAAAGCCCTGACCGCCGATTTTGGCTGGAATATTGAACCCTCTATTTCCCCCGATGGCAGTAAAATTGCCTTTATTTCCGATCGTGGCGGGATTTCCAATATCTGGGTAATGGATGCCGATGGCAGTAATTTACGCCAGGTTTCCCAAGAAAAAAATAACCTGGTGCACTCGCCCAAATGGAGCCCCGACGGCCAGTATCTGGTGGCCACTAAGGGAATTATGTCGAGCCGCAGTATCCCTGCCGGTGAAATCTGGATGTATCACATTGATGGCGGCGATGGTCTGCAGATAAAAGCGCGGGTTCACGGCGATGCGGACCAGCAGAATATTGCTGACCCGGTATTTTCTCATGATGGCAACTACATCTATTACACCGAAAACACCGTGCCTGGCGCCCAGTTTGAATACAACCGCAACCCCCTGGAAGGCATTTTTGCGATTACCCGCTTTGACCGTTCCACCGGTGAAGAAACCCGTTTTATCAGCGGCACCGGTGGCGCTATTGTCCCCACTCCGTCTCCGGACGGCAATTACCTGGCCTTTGTACGCCGGGTAAAAAGCAATACGGCCCTGTTTATTAAAGATCTGAAAACCGGCGAGGAAACCCCGCTGACCCTGGATCTTGAACGCGATATGCAGGAAGGCTTTGGCTCTGAAGGCTACTATGCCTATTTTGACTGGCTGCCAGACTCAAGCGCGCTGGTGTACTGGACCGGCGGGACCTTCCATAAAATTGATGTGGCCACCAAAACCGTTGAAGACATTGATATTTCGGTCAATGCAACCAAACAATATGCCAACGCCCTGCGCTTTGATGTGGATGTGGCGCCGGACGAATTTGATGTAAAAATGATTCGCTGGTCACAGCATTCCCCTGATGGCCAGACGATGCTGTTTCAGGCGCTGGGTAAGCTATACACCAAAAACAAGCAATCCGGTAAGGTTACGCGTTTAACGCAACAGGACGATCACGACGAATATTATCCGCGTTACTCTAACGACGGTAGCAAGATTGTTTATACCACCTGGCATGACCAGCAGCTGGGCGAAGTGCGCATTATTAATGCCGATGGCAGCAACAGCCAGGTGATTACCAATACCCCGGGCATTATGTAG
- the gorA gene encoding glutathione-disulfide reductase: MKEFDYICIGGGSGGIASANRAAKHGKKVAIIEGNLIGGTCVNVGCVPKKAMWFGANVAESINRYAEDYGFDVTLNKFNWPVMVANRRAYIQRIHASYDKVLAANEITLIHGYARFVDDHTIEVNGEHYTAPHITVAVGGHPRLPDIPGAEHGIDSDGFFDLEEQPQRAVVVGAGYIAVELAGVLHSLGSKTDLVIRHDAPLRHFDPIIHETLVEVIENEGPKLHKQSGVEKVEKLDNGELRIELTSGETLTADCLIWAIGRQPSSDKLALENTSVALDDRGFISVDKYQNTRAEGIYAIGDITGQVELTPVAIKAGRLLSERLFNGQSEAHLDYNLIPTVVFSHPAIGTIGLTEAEAREQYQQDVKVYTSSFSAMFTAVTRHRQPTKMKLVCVGEDEKVVGLHGIGHGMDEILQGFAVAMKMGATKADFDACVAIHPTSAEEFVTMT; this comes from the coding sequence ATGAAAGAATTTGACTACATCTGTATTGGCGGCGGCAGTGGCGGTATCGCCTCGGCAAACCGGGCTGCCAAACATGGTAAAAAGGTGGCCATAATTGAAGGCAACCTTATTGGTGGCACTTGCGTGAATGTGGGCTGTGTACCCAAAAAAGCAATGTGGTTCGGCGCCAATGTGGCTGAATCGATTAATCGTTATGCCGAAGACTATGGCTTTGACGTCACATTAAACAAATTTAACTGGCCGGTAATGGTGGCCAACCGTCGTGCTTACATTCAGCGCATCCATGCCTCATACGATAAAGTGCTTGCAGCCAACGAGATTACCCTGATTCATGGTTACGCCAGGTTTGTTGATGACCACACCATTGAGGTAAATGGTGAACACTACACGGCCCCCCATATTACGGTGGCAGTAGGTGGCCACCCGCGTCTGCCGGATATCCCCGGCGCGGAGCATGGCATCGACTCGGATGGTTTTTTTGACCTGGAAGAACAACCCCAGCGGGCCGTGGTAGTGGGCGCCGGTTATATTGCGGTGGAACTGGCAGGTGTGCTGCATTCATTAGGTTCAAAAACCGATTTAGTTATTCGCCATGATGCGCCGTTACGGCACTTCGATCCTATCATTCATGAAACCCTGGTGGAGGTGATTGAAAATGAAGGTCCGAAACTGCACAAGCAGTCAGGTGTCGAAAAGGTAGAAAAACTGGATAATGGCGAACTGCGTATTGAGCTGACCAGTGGTGAAACCCTGACAGCAGATTGTCTTATCTGGGCCATTGGCCGGCAACCCAGTTCCGATAAACTGGCACTGGAGAACACCTCAGTGGCGCTGGATGACCGGGGCTTTATCAGTGTCGATAAATATCAGAACACTCGCGCAGAGGGCATTTATGCCATTGGCGATATTACCGGTCAGGTAGAGCTGACCCCAGTGGCCATCAAGGCTGGCCGCCTGCTTAGCGAACGGTTGTTCAATGGCCAGAGCGAAGCGCACCTGGATTATAATCTGATTCCTACCGTGGTGTTTTCACACCCTGCCATTGGAACTATCGGGCTCACCGAAGCCGAGGCGCGCGAGCAGTACCAGCAAGACGTAAAGGTTTATACCTCGTCGTTCTCGGCCATGTTCACCGCCGTCACCCGCCACCGTCAGCCCACTAAAATGAAGTTGGTCTGTGTGGGTGAAGACGAAAAAGTTGTGGGTCTGCATGGTATTGGCCATGGCATGGACGAAATTCTGCAGGGCTTTGCGGTGGCTATGAAAATGGGCGCCACAAAAGCTGACTTTGACGCCTGTGTGGCCATTCACCCCACCAGCGCCGAAGAATTTGTCACCATGACCTGA
- the prlC gene encoding oligopeptidase A, which yields MTQPAIEQVDGLPVFSQISPEQIKPAIEQAIAHCKQTIEEVVASADDSYANVVLRVEEADDRLSKMWSPVSHMNSVVSSDALREAHDSCLPLLSEYGTWVGQHEGLYNAYTRLRNSEEFGELDEQRQKYIDNTIRDFTLSGVALPAEQKQRYAQISARLSELSSTFSNNVMDATMGWTRHVTDQNELAGMPESALAAAAQAAQQKDLDGWLFTLDIPSYLPVMLYADNRALREQMYRAFATRASDQGPNAGKWDNTDIIQEILALRTESAKMLGFNNYAESSLATKMANSTDQVTGFLEDLAKRSLPQAQADLDEVKHYAQQQHQVDSLEAWDVPYYSEKLKQEKYTISDEMLRPYFPEEKVLHGLFETVQRLYGLKIVEQPGVDTWHDDVRYFTITDNADALRGSFYLDLYARANKRGGAWMDECRVRREQENGKIQLPVAYLTCNFNGPVGDTPALFTHDEVVTLFHEFGHGLHHMLTKMSVAGVSGVNGVPWDAVELPSQFLENWCWEEEALNYISGHYETGEPLPKELLDRMLSARDFQSAMQMVRQLEFSLFDFNLHQQEGDQVDVQAELDKVRQQVAVIVPPEFNRFQNSFGHIFAGGYAAGYYSYKWAEVLSADAFSKFEEDGIFNRDTGKAFLHNILEMGGSREPMDLFVAFRGREPNVEALLRHSGIKAA from the coding sequence ATGACACAACCTGCAATTGAGCAAGTCGATGGATTACCTGTTTTTTCTCAGATTTCGCCAGAACAAATAAAGCCCGCTATTGAGCAAGCGATTGCTCACTGCAAGCAAACCATTGAAGAAGTGGTGGCCTCTGCAGATGACAGCTACGCTAATGTGGTGCTGCGTGTGGAAGAAGCCGATGATCGGCTAAGCAAAATGTGGTCACCCGTGTCTCATATGAATTCGGTGGTCAGCAGTGATGCCCTGCGCGAAGCTCACGACAGCTGTTTACCCTTACTGTCTGAATACGGTACCTGGGTGGGCCAGCACGAAGGCCTGTACAATGCCTATACCCGTCTGCGCAACAGCGAAGAATTTGGTGAGCTGGACGAACAGCGTCAGAAATACATCGACAATACCATCCGTGACTTTACCTTGTCGGGCGTGGCCCTGCCGGCAGAACAAAAGCAACGTTATGCTCAAATCAGCGCCCGTTTGTCAGAGCTGTCCTCAACATTCAGTAATAATGTGATGGATGCCACCATGGGGTGGACGCGGCATGTTACCGATCAAAACGAGCTGGCCGGGATGCCTGAATCGGCCCTGGCGGCAGCGGCTCAGGCAGCGCAGCAAAAAGATTTAGATGGCTGGTTATTTACCCTGGATATCCCGTCTTATTTACCGGTGATGCTGTACGCCGATAACCGGGCGTTGCGCGAGCAAATGTATCGGGCGTTTGCCACTCGTGCGTCTGACCAGGGGCCAAATGCAGGCAAGTGGGATAACACCGACATTATTCAGGAAATTCTGGCACTGCGCACCGAGTCCGCCAAAATGCTGGGCTTTAACAATTATGCAGAAAGCTCTCTGGCGACCAAAATGGCCAACTCTACCGACCAGGTCACCGGCTTTTTAGAAGATCTGGCCAAGCGTTCTTTACCTCAGGCTCAGGCCGATTTGGATGAGGTAAAACACTATGCTCAACAACAGCATCAGGTAGATAGCCTGGAAGCCTGGGATGTACCGTATTACAGCGAAAAGCTGAAACAGGAAAAGTACACCATCTCTGATGAAATGCTGCGTCCCTATTTTCCGGAAGAAAAAGTCTTACATGGCCTGTTTGAAACTGTTCAGCGTTTGTATGGCCTGAAGATTGTGGAGCAGCCGGGCGTCGATACCTGGCATGATGACGTTCGCTATTTCACCATCACCGATAATGCGGATGCACTGCGCGGCAGTTTTTATCTTGATTTGTATGCCCGGGCCAATAAGCGTGGTGGTGCGTGGATGGATGAATGCCGTGTGCGCCGTGAACAGGAAAACGGGAAGATACAATTACCGGTGGCCTATCTGACCTGTAATTTCAATGGTCCGGTAGGAGATACACCTGCTTTATTCACCCACGATGAGGTAGTGACCCTGTTCCATGAGTTTGGTCATGGCCTGCATCATATGCTTACGAAAATGAGTGTGGCTGGTGTGTCGGGTGTAAACGGGGTGCCCTGGGATGCGGTGGAGCTACCCAGTCAGTTTTTAGAAAACTGGTGCTGGGAAGAAGAAGCGCTGAATTATATCTCGGGGCATTATGAAACCGGTGAACCGCTGCCTAAAGAATTGCTGGATCGCATGCTGTCGGCCCGTGATTTCCAGTCGGCGATGCAAATGGTCAGGCAGTTGGAGTTCAGCCTGTTCGACTTTAATCTGCACCAGCAAGAAGGGGATCAGGTAGATGTGCAGGCCGAGCTGGACAAAGTGCGTCAGCAGGTGGCTGTGATTGTACCGCCAGAATTCAACCGCTTCCAAAACAGCTTTGGTCATATCTTTGCCGGCGGTTATGCCGCCGGTTATTACAGCTACAAATGGGCAGAGGTTCTGTCAGCAGATGCCTTTAGCAAATTTGAAGAAGATGGCATCTTTAATCGGGACACCGGCAAAGCGTTTTTACACAACATTCTGGAAATGGGCGGTAGCCGCGAACCAATGGATTTATTTGTGGCGTTTCGTGGCCGAGAACCCAATGTCGAAGCCCTGCTGCGTCATAGTGGTATTAAAGCGGCATGA
- a CDS encoding DNA-3-methyladenine glycosylase I yields the protein MSAESFEVIYRRACERKGGKAGLERLLSQPLSATQVARIPDDRFLAAMTKKVFQSGFVWRVIEQKWPAFEEVFFNFDVEKVLLMPDEMLEKKATDKRIVRNYKKVMTVRANALMIADIRHDYRSFGEFVASFGAAEVTQLWLRLKQHGARLGGNTGPYMLRSLGVDTFLLSQDNEDYLRKHEVFDGGVTSKRSLAAINQQFADWQAQSGRPLTQLSQILSYSWGSNRANS from the coding sequence ATGAGTGCGGAGTCATTTGAGGTAATTTACCGGCGCGCCTGCGAACGCAAGGGTGGTAAAGCCGGGCTGGAACGGTTGCTAAGCCAGCCGTTGTCAGCAACTCAGGTGGCCCGTATTCCAGATGACCGGTTTTTAGCCGCGATGACCAAAAAGGTATTTCAGTCGGGGTTTGTATGGCGGGTTATTGAGCAGAAGTGGCCTGCTTTTGAAGAGGTCTTTTTTAACTTTGATGTCGAAAAAGTGCTGCTGATGCCCGACGAAATGCTGGAAAAAAAGGCCACCGATAAGCGTATTGTCAGAAATTATAAGAAGGTTATGACGGTACGCGCCAATGCTTTGATGATTGCCGATATCCGCCATGATTACCGCAGCTTTGGCGAATTTGTGGCTAGCTTTGGCGCGGCGGAGGTCACCCAATTGTGGCTGCGCCTGAAACAACATGGTGCCCGTCTTGGCGGCAACACGGGGCCGTATATGCTGCGCTCGTTAGGCGTGGATACCTTTTTGTTATCTCAGGATAACGAAGATTATCTGCGTAAACATGAAGTGTTTGATGGCGGTGTTACCAGTAAGCGGAGTTTAGCGGCCATTAATCAACAGTTTGCCGACTGGCAGGCACAAAGTGGCCGGCCCCTGACCCAGCTAAGTCAGATCCTCTCGTATAGCTGGGGGAGCAACCGCGCGAATAGCTGA
- the ubiE gene encoding bifunctional demethylmenaquinone methyltransferase/2-methoxy-6-polyprenyl-1,4-benzoquinol methylase UbiE, which produces MSDSDTTSGTAPASENPSGQQTHFGFKQVEKSQKASMVANVFDSVAAKYDVMNDLMSLGVHRLWKRYTIDCSGVRAGHKVLDIAGGTGDLTAKFSRMVGPTGSVTLADINLSMLKVGRDKLRDKGLVSNIDYVQADAESLPFPDNTFDVVTMAFGLRNVTEKQNALNSIYRVLKPGGRLLVLEFSKPASEHLSKLYDVYSFHILPRMGQVVANDEESYRYLAESIRMHPDQETLKGMFEQAGFEQCDYSNLTGGIVALHRGYKF; this is translated from the coding sequence ATGAGCGACTCAGATACGACATCAGGGACTGCCCCGGCGTCTGAAAATCCATCCGGTCAACAAACCCACTTTGGTTTCAAACAGGTTGAAAAATCACAAAAAGCCTCCATGGTGGCCAATGTGTTTGATTCGGTTGCTGCCAAATACGATGTGATGAATGATCTTATGTCACTGGGCGTACACCGCTTATGGAAACGCTATACCATTGATTGTTCAGGAGTCAGAGCCGGGCACAAGGTGCTGGATATTGCGGGTGGAACCGGTGATCTGACGGCAAAATTCTCTCGCATGGTGGGCCCCACTGGCTCAGTGACCCTGGCCGACATCAACCTGTCGATGCTTAAAGTGGGCCGCGATAAGCTGCGTGACAAAGGACTGGTCAGCAACATTGATTATGTTCAGGCCGATGCCGAAAGCCTGCCCTTTCCTGACAACACCTTTGATGTGGTCACCATGGCGTTTGGTTTGCGCAATGTCACCGAAAAACAAAATGCCCTGAACTCCATTTACCGGGTGTTAAAGCCTGGTGGGCGGCTGTTGGTACTGGAGTTTTCAAAACCAGCCTCCGAGCATCTTTCTAAGCTCTATGATGTGTATTCATTTCATATCTTGCCCCGTATGGGGCAGGTGGTGGCCAACGATGAAGAAAGCTATCGTTACCTGGCCGAAAGTATTCGTATGCACCCGGATCAGGAGACCCTCAAAGGCATGTTTGAACAGGCCGGATTTGAGCAATGCGACTACAGCAACCTGACCGGTGGTATCGTGGCGCTGCATCGAGGGTATAAGTTTTAA
- a CDS encoding ubiquinone biosynthesis accessory factor UbiJ, translating to MPVSALFTATAETAVNQILALDEDSAGRLAALEGQRLVLFLEELPAGLTLIFSQRVDIHTEPRSHAEVVADIDSQTCCIRTSLPVLPKLTQTSQLTQLIRQQALDLDGELSIAQKVAALFGQLDIDPEEWLSAYTGDIAAHQTFSAAGKLKQRLLQAMARTRAGLSNTLTEEKPIGVGKLAMLHFSDEVSMLRDDIQRFEARLNALDNEH from the coding sequence ATGCCAGTCAGCGCCTTGTTTACCGCCACCGCCGAAACCGCTGTGAATCAGATTCTGGCTCTGGATGAAGACAGCGCCGGGCGGCTGGCGGCGTTGGAAGGACAGCGACTGGTCTTGTTCCTGGAAGAGCTTCCGGCCGGCCTTACGTTGATTTTTTCACAGCGGGTGGACATTCATACCGAGCCACGTTCCCACGCCGAGGTGGTGGCCGATATAGACTCTCAAACCTGTTGTATCCGTACCTCGTTACCGGTGCTGCCAAAGCTGACACAAACCAGCCAGCTGACCCAGCTTATTCGTCAACAGGCATTGGATCTGGATGGCGAGCTGAGTATTGCCCAAAAGGTGGCTGCCTTATTCGGTCAGCTGGATATTGATCCCGAAGAGTGGTTGTCTGCCTACACCGGCGATATCGCCGCGCATCAGACGTTTAGCGCCGCCGGTAAATTGAAGCAGCGTTTGTTACAGGCTATGGCGCGAACACGTGCCGGGTTAAGCAATACCCTGACCGAAGAAAAGCCCATCGGGGTAGGCAAGTTAGCGATGCTGCACTTTAGTGATGAAGTCAGCATGCTACGCGATGATATTCAGCGTTTTGAGGCCCGCCTCAACGCCCTAGACAACGAGCATTGA